In a single window of the uncultured Dysgonomonas sp. genome:
- a CDS encoding ABC-F family ATP-binding cassette domain-containing protein, with product MLIVDSLKVELGDRVLFDNISYIINDKDKIALVGKNGAGKSTMLKILAGVNTHYKGSVTGPDGVTVGYLPQVMKITDERTVREEASLAFSHIFDLQANIEDMNRQLETRTDYESDDYAKLIDDFTHAHERLAMVEGISFEGEVEKALLGLGFKRTDLDRMTSEFSGGWRMRIELAKLLLRNPDVMLLDEPTNHLDIESIGWLEEFITTQAKAVVLISHDRAFIDAVTTRTIELTMGRIYDYKVNYSKYVELRQERRQQQIHAWESQQKQIAEIEEFIERFRAQAAKAVLVQSRIRQLEKMERVEIDEEDKSQIRIRFQPATRSGNYPLTVDMVTKKYDDYLVFENANLMIERGEKIALAGKNGEGKSTFVKCVMGETPYEGNIMLGHNVEIGYFAQNQADLLDEDLTVFETIDRVAEGDIRTQIRNILGAFMFNRDDSEKKVKVLSGGERTRLAMIKLLLEPVNLLILDEPTNHLDLKTKEVLKNALLDYDGTVILVSHDRDFLDGLVTKVFEFSDKKVREHIGGIKDFLAKKKALTS from the coding sequence ATGTTAATTGTAGACAGTTTAAAGGTAGAATTAGGCGACAGGGTATTATTCGATAATATCAGCTATATAATAAACGATAAAGATAAAATCGCTTTGGTCGGTAAGAACGGAGCAGGGAAAAGCACTATGCTCAAAATACTGGCCGGAGTGAATACTCATTATAAAGGCTCAGTAACAGGCCCCGATGGAGTAACGGTAGGTTATTTACCTCAGGTTATGAAAATTACTGATGAGCGTACGGTAAGAGAAGAGGCTTCTCTGGCATTCTCTCACATTTTCGATTTGCAGGCCAACATAGAAGATATGAACAGGCAATTGGAAACCCGTACCGACTACGAATCTGACGATTATGCCAAACTGATAGACGACTTTACCCATGCGCATGAACGTCTGGCAATGGTAGAGGGTATCAGTTTCGAAGGAGAAGTGGAGAAGGCATTGCTCGGACTTGGATTTAAGCGTACCGACCTGGACCGTATGACGAGTGAATTTAGTGGTGGATGGCGTATGCGCATCGAACTGGCTAAGCTTCTATTACGGAATCCTGATGTAATGTTGCTGGATGAGCCTACCAACCATCTTGACATAGAGTCTATCGGGTGGCTCGAAGAGTTTATCACTACTCAGGCCAAAGCTGTTGTACTGATTTCCCACGACAGGGCATTTATTGATGCTGTTACCACACGTACGATAGAACTTACTATGGGACGGATTTATGACTACAAAGTCAACTATTCCAAATATGTGGAACTTCGTCAGGAGCGCCGCCAGCAGCAAATACATGCATGGGAATCCCAACAAAAGCAAATTGCCGAAATAGAAGAATTTATAGAACGCTTCCGTGCACAGGCAGCCAAAGCTGTATTGGTGCAGAGCCGTATCCGCCAATTGGAAAAGATGGAGCGTGTAGAAATAGACGAAGAAGATAAATCTCAGATACGCATCCGTTTTCAGCCGGCGACCCGCTCGGGAAACTATCCACTGACAGTAGACATGGTGACAAAGAAATACGATGATTATCTGGTATTCGAAAATGCCAACCTGATGATAGAACGAGGCGAAAAAATAGCTCTGGCAGGTAAGAATGGAGAAGGTAAATCGACATTTGTAAAATGCGTGATGGGAGAAACGCCGTATGAAGGTAACATTATGCTGGGTCACAATGTGGAAATCGGATACTTTGCTCAGAATCAGGCAGACCTATTGGATGAAGACCTTACCGTTTTTGAAACCATAGACCGTGTCGCCGAGGGGGATATCCGCACACAAATACGCAATATACTAGGTGCGTTCATGTTCAACAGAGACGATTCCGAGAAAAAAGTCAAGGTACTCTCGGGAGGAGAACGTACACGGTTGGCTATGATAAAATTGTTACTCGAACCCGTCAACCTTCTTATTCTGGATGAGCCAACCAACCATCTGGATCTGAAGACTAAAGAGGTTTTGAAAAATGCATTACTGGACTATGACGGTACAGTTATACTCGTTTCCCACGACCGTGATTTTCTTGACGGACTGGTGACTAAAGTATTTGAATTTTCGGATAAGAAAGTAAGGGAGCATATCGGAGGTATAAAAGATTTTCTGGCGAAGAAAAAGGCTTTAACATCTTAA
- a CDS encoding tellurite resistance TerB family protein → MGLFDKVFKSAPSGDEKFTQQESFAAVALAVAGADGSVSTQEWNSIVTYIRRLRIYDNFSGPAFDKLFDKLFSKLKKEGPGALVDAAKDGLGDDLKMTAFACAVDIALADGVLEDSEKDVINQLAEALAVDEKTAISIIEVMIIKNKC, encoded by the coding sequence ATGGGTTTATTTGACAAGGTGTTTAAATCAGCACCGAGCGGAGATGAGAAATTTACACAACAAGAGTCTTTCGCAGCAGTAGCATTAGCAGTAGCAGGCGCAGACGGCTCGGTATCTACACAAGAATGGAACAGTATCGTAACTTACATCAGACGTCTTCGTATCTATGACAATTTTTCGGGTCCTGCATTCGACAAATTATTCGACAAATTGTTTTCCAAGCTGAAAAAAGAAGGCCCCGGAGCATTGGTCGATGCTGCAAAAGATGGCTTAGGTGATGATCTGAAAATGACAGCATTCGCATGTGCTGTAGATATTGCTCTTGCTGACGGAGTACTAGAGGATAGTGAGAAAGATGTAATCAATCAATTGGCTGAAGCATTGGCGGTAGATGAAAAAACAGCTATTTCGATTATCGAAGTGATGATTATTAAAAATAAATGTTAA
- the panB gene encoding 3-methyl-2-oxobutanoate hydroxymethyltransferase, translating to MSTYTEDNRKVTTRRLIEMKQRGEKISMLTAYDYSMASILDQAGLDVILVGDSASNVMVGNITTLPMTIDQMIYHGRSVMNGAKRALVIVDMPFGTVSGNPLKSLEYAIRMMKETGADALKIEGGEEVIPDIKKIIDAGIPVMGHLGLMPQSINKYGTYNVRAKDNAEADKLIKDALLLQEVGCFGMVLEKIPAELTKTVSSQLTIPTIGIGAGPHADGQVLVVHDMLGINKNFSPKFLRRYADLHTVMTEAVQGYIKDVKSTDFPNDNESY from the coding sequence ATGTCTACATACACCGAGGATAACCGCAAGGTTACAACACGCCGCCTGATAGAAATGAAACAACGTGGTGAAAAGATTTCAATGCTCACAGCTTACGATTATTCTATGGCATCTATTCTGGATCAGGCCGGACTGGATGTTATTCTTGTCGGCGACTCAGCATCTAATGTAATGGTGGGTAATATTACCACTTTACCTATGACAATCGATCAGATGATATACCATGGACGATCAGTGATGAACGGCGCAAAACGTGCTTTGGTTATCGTCGACATGCCTTTCGGTACAGTATCGGGTAATCCGCTTAAATCGCTGGAATATGCTATCCGGATGATGAAAGAGACAGGTGCAGATGCTTTGAAAATAGAAGGAGGTGAAGAGGTGATACCCGACATAAAGAAGATTATAGATGCAGGTATCCCTGTAATGGGGCACCTCGGTCTGATGCCGCAATCCATTAATAAATACGGCACATACAATGTACGGGCAAAAGATAATGCAGAAGCCGATAAACTGATAAAAGACGCTCTCTTGCTTCAGGAAGTAGGCTGTTTTGGTATGGTATTGGAGAAAATACCAGCCGAACTGACTAAAACGGTGAGTTCACAGCTCACAATACCAACTATCGGTATTGGCGCAGGTCCGCATGCAGATGGACAGGTACTTGTGGTACATGACATGCTGGGCATCAATAAAAATTTCTCACCTAAATTCCTACGCCGTTATGCCGACCTGCATACAGTGATGACAGAGGCCGTGCAAGGATATATAAAGGATGTGAAATCTACCGATTTCCCTAACGATAACGAAAGTTACTAA
- a CDS encoding DNA topoisomerase 3, with the protein MKVCIAEKPSVAREIANILGANTRRDGYFEGNGYQVTWTFGHFCTLKEPHEYAPQWKQWSLDLLPMIPPRFGIRLIENEGVKKQFSVIEKLMSEADEVINCGDAGQEGELIQRWVMQKAQNKAPVKRLWISSLTEDSIREGFNNLKDQTTFDKLYEAGLSRAIGDWLLGMNATRLYTVKYGQNRSVLSIGRVQTPTLALIVNRQLEIENFKPEPYWELKTVYRETTFSATKGRFTSKEEGEKFLEEIKLSEFEVTGVTTKNGEELAPRLFDLTALQVECNKKFAFSAEDTLKTIQSLYEKKLTTYPRVDTTYLSDDMYPKVPAILRGLAGYEELTKPVLALPKIPKSKKVFDNSKVTDHHAIIPTGVRANAISAEERKVYDLITRRFIAAFYPNCKISTTTVLGEAAKVEFKVTGKQILEPGWRVVFERPTNNPNNPNQEEEEADKEDDNILPPFVKGEKGPHEPALNEKWTQPPKYYTEATLLRAMETAGKLVEDDELRDALKENGIGRPSTRAAIIETLFKRNYIRKERKNLYATQTGVELIGTIKEELLKSAELTGLWEKKLRQIEKSEYDPRQFIDELKQMLTEIVTNVKSDWGSRITIEAAVKEESEKPKQKAPKEKKTASERKPRAKKEKTEKIAQTQSAQQPLLCPLCKKGTVLRGKTAYGCSEWKAGCTFRLTFDEVGENLTDEELKKILYK; encoded by the coding sequence ATGAAAGTCTGTATAGCCGAAAAACCAAGCGTAGCTCGTGAAATAGCCAATATACTAGGGGCAAATACCCGTAGGGATGGATATTTTGAGGGTAACGGCTATCAGGTGACATGGACATTCGGGCATTTCTGCACACTCAAAGAACCGCACGAATATGCACCTCAGTGGAAGCAGTGGTCACTGGACTTATTGCCTATGATTCCGCCCCGCTTCGGCATCAGGCTTATCGAAAACGAAGGTGTGAAAAAGCAGTTTTCTGTAATAGAAAAACTAATGTCTGAAGCTGATGAAGTGATTAACTGCGGTGATGCCGGACAAGAAGGTGAACTTATTCAGCGATGGGTAATGCAGAAAGCGCAAAATAAAGCTCCGGTAAAGCGTTTGTGGATATCTTCACTTACAGAAGACTCTATTCGTGAAGGATTCAACAATCTGAAAGATCAGACCACATTCGATAAACTTTATGAAGCGGGATTGTCCCGGGCTATCGGCGACTGGCTACTGGGAATGAACGCAACACGATTGTACACCGTAAAGTACGGACAAAACCGTTCTGTATTATCTATCGGTAGGGTACAAACTCCAACTCTGGCACTGATAGTAAACCGTCAGCTTGAAATAGAAAACTTCAAACCCGAACCGTATTGGGAACTAAAAACGGTGTACAGAGAAACGACATTTTCGGCAACTAAAGGTCGTTTCACCTCGAAAGAAGAAGGCGAAAAATTCCTTGAAGAAATAAAGCTGTCTGAATTTGAAGTAACGGGCGTTACCACAAAGAACGGTGAAGAGTTGGCCCCCCGCCTGTTCGACCTCACTGCATTACAGGTAGAATGTAATAAGAAATTCGCTTTCTCGGCAGAAGATACATTGAAAACGATACAATCCCTATATGAGAAGAAACTAACCACTTACCCCCGCGTAGATACCACTTATCTGAGCGACGATATGTATCCGAAGGTACCCGCTATACTAAGAGGCTTAGCGGGGTATGAGGAATTGACCAAGCCGGTATTGGCATTGCCTAAAATACCAAAGTCGAAAAAGGTATTCGATAACAGCAAGGTCACCGACCACCATGCCATCATACCTACAGGAGTAAGAGCCAACGCTATATCGGCCGAAGAACGTAAAGTGTACGACCTTATTACCCGCCGTTTTATTGCTGCCTTCTACCCTAATTGTAAGATTTCCACTACTACCGTATTGGGCGAAGCTGCCAAAGTAGAGTTTAAGGTAACAGGTAAGCAAATACTCGAACCCGGATGGCGCGTAGTCTTCGAAAGACCTACGAACAATCCTAACAATCCTAATCAGGAAGAAGAGGAAGCAGACAAGGAAGATGATAATATACTCCCTCCATTCGTAAAAGGTGAAAAAGGTCCGCATGAGCCTGCACTGAACGAAAAATGGACACAACCACCCAAGTATTATACTGAGGCAACCCTGCTGCGGGCGATGGAAACCGCAGGTAAACTGGTAGAAGACGATGAACTGCGTGATGCCCTGAAAGAAAACGGTATAGGACGCCCGTCGACACGTGCCGCTATAATAGAAACATTATTTAAACGCAACTATATCCGTAAGGAACGTAAAAACCTCTATGCTACGCAGACTGGCGTGGAACTGATAGGCACAATTAAGGAAGAATTGTTGAAATCGGCAGAGCTTACGGGACTATGGGAAAAGAAACTCCGCCAGATAGAGAAGAGTGAATACGATCCTCGCCAGTTTATCGACGAACTGAAACAGATGCTTACCGAGATTGTAACCAATGTAAAAAGTGACTGGGGCAGCCGGATAACAATAGAAGCAGCTGTGAAGGAGGAATCAGAAAAGCCAAAACAAAAAGCACCAAAAGAGAAAAAGACTGCATCGGAACGAAAACCGAGAGCAAAAAAGGAAAAAACGGAAAAAATAGCTCAAACACAATCCGCACAACAGCCTCTTCTCTGTCCTCTATGTAAAAAAGGGACGGTACTGAGAGGAAAAACGGCCTATGGCTGTTCGGAATGGAAAGCCGGATGTACATTCAGGCTGACATTCGATGAAGTGGGAGAAAATCTGACAGACGAGGAACTAAAAAAAATATTATATAAATGA
- a CDS encoding FRG domain-containing protein produces the protein MRKITPTLTAELFNHFGNPQKERIGDKPAYRIETFRELVEHVAGLSFKNKDHLLFYRGQNGDYRNKAGSSTFYPTIYRGDYLPQKELTERFRKLKAAGRILSDLAEKQQIEGYREIKKRRNIQWSILQHYEVCPTPFIDFTHSLRVACSFATLNNKTDRAYVFIFALPYLTNRISINSEHDIINIRLLSICPPPALRPYFQEGYLVGTDGISDNYETKGELDFNNRLVAKFEIPNNAAFWGADFHAIPEALLYPEADPVLDLCREVNILVNDL, from the coding sequence ATGAGAAAAATAACACCGACACTGACAGCTGAACTATTCAATCATTTTGGCAATCCCCAAAAAGAACGTATAGGAGATAAGCCGGCTTATAGAATAGAAACTTTCAGAGAACTGGTAGAGCATGTGGCCGGACTATCATTTAAGAATAAAGATCATCTGTTGTTTTATCGCGGACAGAATGGCGATTACAGGAACAAGGCAGGATCATCTACATTTTATCCCACAATCTATCGTGGTGATTATCTGCCTCAAAAAGAACTGACAGAACGTTTCCGAAAATTGAAAGCAGCAGGACGTATATTGTCCGATCTGGCAGAAAAGCAACAGATTGAAGGTTACAGGGAGATAAAGAAAAGAAGAAATATACAATGGAGTATTCTTCAACATTATGAAGTTTGTCCTACACCTTTTATTGATTTTACACATTCGCTGCGTGTGGCATGTTCATTTGCTACACTAAACAATAAAACGGACAGGGCTTATGTTTTCATTTTTGCCCTACCCTATCTTACCAATCGTATAAGTATCAATTCGGAACACGATATTATCAACATACGCCTCCTCAGCATTTGCCCGCCTCCGGCCTTACGACCGTATTTTCAGGAAGGCTATCTGGTAGGGACAGATGGTATATCGGACAACTACGAAACAAAAGGCGAACTGGATTTCAACAACAGGCTCGTGGCAAAATTTGAAATACCGAATAATGCCGCTTTCTGGGGTGCGGATTTCCATGCTATCCCCGAAGCATTACTATATCCCGAAGCCGATCCGGTACTCGATCTATGCAGGGAAGTGAATATTCTGGTAAATGATCTTTAG
- a CDS encoding PhzF family phenazine biosynthesis protein, protein MKQKIYQIDAFANKVFTGNPAAVCPLKEWLSNDILQSIAMENNLAETAFYVKKDSFYELRWFTPATEVDLCGHATLAAAYTLFNLEGHNDDIIYFHSPRSGRLTVKREGGFLTLNFPTDSFVETELSSELTDGFNLKPQKAFKGKTDYLLIFRNESEIKDIIPNFDIISKVEARGIIVSAKGDEVDFVSRFFAPQVGVNEDPVTGSAHTTLTPYWAAQLGKDEMTAIQLSKRKGYLKCKYLGDRVEISGQGKLYMIGEIHLD, encoded by the coding sequence ATGAAGCAGAAAATATATCAGATAGATGCCTTTGCTAATAAGGTTTTTACAGGCAATCCGGCTGCAGTTTGTCCGCTGAAAGAATGGCTGAGCAATGATATCCTACAAAGCATAGCAATGGAGAATAATCTGGCAGAGACAGCTTTCTATGTGAAAAAGGATAGCTTTTACGAACTTCGTTGGTTTACCCCTGCTACCGAGGTTGATCTGTGTGGACATGCCACTCTGGCTGCTGCATATACATTATTCAATCTTGAGGGACATAATGACGATATTATTTACTTCCATTCTCCCAGGAGCGGAAGACTGACTGTGAAAAGAGAAGGAGGTTTCCTTACATTGAATTTTCCTACCGATAGCTTTGTAGAAACAGAACTCTCCAGCGAACTTACCGATGGCTTCAACCTAAAGCCCCAAAAAGCATTTAAAGGAAAGACGGATTATCTCCTTATCTTCAGGAATGAATCGGAGATAAAAGATATAATCCCCAATTTCGATATAATATCCAAAGTAGAGGCCCGTGGTATAATCGTATCGGCAAAGGGTGATGAAGTTGATTTCGTTTCCAGGTTCTTTGCTCCGCAGGTTGGTGTGAATGAAGATCCTGTAACAGGTTCGGCTCATACCACACTAACTCCTTATTGGGCTGCGCAGCTTGGAAAAGACGAAATGACCGCCATTCAGTTATCGAAGCGGAAAGGATATCTTAAATGCAAATATCTGGGTGACCGCGTAGAAATCAGTGGACAGGGCAAACTCTATATGATTGGAGAAATACATCTGGACTAA
- a CDS encoding RNA polymerase sigma factor translates to MATLDKNNKGFEDKLIDLQNNMMNFALTLTSNREEAKDLLQETTLRALDNREKYYENVNFKGWVFTIMHNIFVNNYRRVVRSQTMIDQTENLYHLNMPQDSGFDTPEGAYTVSEISRVINSFSDEYKVPFSMHVTGFKYEEIAQQLSLPIGTVKSRIFFARKRLQELLADYKFQDRE, encoded by the coding sequence ATGGCAACACTAGATAAAAATAATAAAGGTTTTGAAGATAAGTTGATAGACTTACAAAACAATATGATGAATTTTGCACTAACCCTTACATCAAATAGAGAAGAAGCTAAAGATCTGTTGCAGGAAACAACTCTGAGAGCTTTGGATAATAGGGAAAAGTATTACGAAAATGTTAATTTTAAAGGTTGGGTGTTTACTATAATGCATAATATATTTGTAAACAACTACCGTCGTGTGGTTCGCAGCCAAACAATGATTGACCAAACAGAGAATTTATATCATCTGAATATGCCTCAGGATTCGGGATTCGACACACCGGAAGGTGCGTATACTGTATCTGAAATATCCAGAGTAATAAACAGCTTTTCAGATGAGTATAAAGTTCCTTTCTCAATGCATGTTACAGGATTTAAATACGAAGAAATAGCTCAGCAATTAAGCCTGCCTATAGGTACTGTAAAGAGCCGTATTTTCTTCGCCAGAAAACGCCTTCAGGAATTATTAGCTGACTATAAATTCCAGGACAGAGAATGA
- the htpG gene encoding molecular chaperone HtpG, with translation MQQNGKIGVTTENIFPIIKKFLYSDHEIFLRELVSNAVDASQKLKTYASLGEFKGELGNLSVKVKIDKDNGTLTISDNGIGMTNEEIDKYINQIAFSSANEFLDKYKKDANSIIGHFGLGFYSSFMVSKKVEIITRSFKEGAEAVKWSCDGSPKYTIEAVEKAERGTDIILYIDDENKNFLEQGEIDKLLKKYCRFLPVPIVFGKKTEWKDGKSVETEEDNVINDTNPLWTRKPADLKDEDYKKFYQELYPFSDEPMFWIHLNVDYPFKLTGVLYFPQIKSNVDMNRNKIQLYSNQVFVTDSVEGIVPEFLTLMHGVLDSPDIPLNVSRSYLQSDQNVKKISNHITKKVADRLEEIFKNDRSRFEEKWDSLKIFIEYGMLTDDKFYERAQKICLLKNTDAKAFTFEEYKTLISSDQTDKDGNLIYLYASNKDEQYFYINTAKDKGYDVILFDGQLDVHMAGMLEQKFEKSKFVRVDADTIDNLIPKEDSKEVNLTDKQKEELNEAFTSQLPKIEKTEFIIDYKALDEKAQPIQITQNEFMRRMKEMSAMQTGMGFYGEMPNSFNLVLNIEHPLIKKIMGDIDNKDKEAVNLYATENRDIRQLIDLALLSNGMLKGEALNNFVKRNMENI, from the coding sequence ATGCAACAAAATGGTAAAATTGGGGTTACAACTGAGAATATTTTCCCAATTATAAAGAAATTTTTATATAGTGATCATGAAATTTTTCTTCGTGAACTAGTTTCTAATGCCGTTGATGCCTCCCAAAAGTTAAAAACATACGCTTCTTTAGGAGAATTCAAAGGTGAACTGGGAAATCTTTCAGTAAAAGTTAAAATAGATAAGGATAACGGCACACTTACAATATCCGACAACGGTATTGGTATGACAAATGAAGAGATAGATAAGTATATAAATCAGATTGCATTCTCTTCGGCAAACGAATTCCTTGATAAATATAAGAAAGATGCCAATTCTATAATTGGTCATTTTGGCCTTGGGTTCTATTCGTCCTTTATGGTGTCCAAGAAAGTGGAAATCATCACCAGATCATTTAAAGAAGGAGCAGAAGCTGTTAAATGGAGCTGTGACGGTTCGCCGAAATATACTATAGAAGCTGTAGAAAAAGCTGAGCGGGGCACAGACATAATATTATATATAGATGACGAAAACAAGAATTTCCTAGAACAAGGAGAGATTGATAAATTACTAAAAAAATACTGTCGTTTCCTACCTGTACCAATTGTTTTTGGTAAAAAAACAGAATGGAAAGACGGAAAATCAGTAGAAACAGAAGAAGACAATGTAATAAATGATACCAATCCGCTTTGGACACGCAAACCTGCAGATCTGAAAGACGAAGATTATAAAAAATTCTATCAGGAACTTTATCCATTTTCTGACGAGCCCATGTTCTGGATACACCTGAATGTAGACTACCCGTTCAAACTGACAGGTGTGCTTTATTTTCCGCAAATAAAGAGCAATGTGGACATGAACCGTAACAAGATTCAGCTTTATAGCAATCAGGTATTCGTTACCGATTCGGTAGAAGGTATTGTTCCGGAATTTCTAACATTGATGCACGGGGTTCTTGATTCTCCGGATATTCCGCTCAACGTTTCACGTTCTTACCTGCAAAGTGACCAGAATGTGAAGAAAATATCGAATCATATTACTAAAAAAGTAGCTGATCGCCTTGAAGAAATATTCAAGAATGACCGCTCACGGTTTGAAGAAAAATGGGATAGCCTGAAAATATTTATAGAATATGGCATGCTCACAGATGATAAGTTCTATGAACGTGCACAGAAAATATGCCTGCTAAAGAATACGGATGCCAAAGCATTTACATTTGAAGAATACAAGACATTGATCTCATCAGATCAAACAGATAAAGACGGTAACCTTATATATCTATATGCAAGTAATAAGGACGAACAATATTTTTATATCAATACGGCTAAAGACAAAGGCTACGATGTGATTCTTTTCGATGGGCAACTCGATGTCCATATGGCCGGCATGCTGGAACAAAAATTTGAAAAAAGTAAGTTTGTCAGAGTAGATGCCGACACTATCGACAACCTTATTCCGAAAGAAGATAGCAAAGAAGTTAATCTGACCGATAAGCAGAAAGAAGAGTTGAACGAAGCCTTCACATCCCAACTTCCAAAGATAGAGAAGACTGAATTTATCATAGATTATAAAGCTTTAGACGAAAAGGCTCAGCCAATCCAGATAACTCAAAACGAATTTATGCGTCGGATGAAAGAAATGTCGGCCATGCAAACCGGTATGGGATTTTATGGAGAGATGCCTAACAGCTTTAATCTGGTATTAAATATAGAACATCCGCTTATCAAAAAGATTATGGGTGATATTGATAACAAAGACAAGGAAGCTGTAAACTTGTATGCTACAGAGAATAGAGATATCCGCCAATTGATAGATCTTGCACTCTTATCGAACGGTATGCTGAAAGGGGAAGCATTGAATAACTTTGTAAAAAGAAATATGGAAAATATCTGA
- a CDS encoding OmpH family outer membrane protein, with protein sequence MKPLLLTLFLLLPLTFFAQSKLAYVNVDEVFSKMPELKDVETKLSTKNEAVKKSLTAMQTEYNQMLERYGKTPTDSITQAIAEDRQKQMMDFQERYRVFSNNSQQELEKEQQTLLAPLQQKLMKAIKDVGEENGYTYILNSGTLLHIGADAKDANAQVKAKLGITN encoded by the coding sequence ATGAAACCTTTATTACTTACATTGTTCCTGCTTTTACCTTTGACTTTTTTTGCTCAAAGCAAACTTGCATATGTCAATGTTGACGAAGTTTTTTCCAAAATGCCGGAATTAAAAGATGTAGAGACAAAACTATCGACAAAGAACGAGGCGGTAAAAAAGAGCCTGACTGCTATGCAAACCGAATACAATCAGATGCTCGAAAGATATGGGAAAACCCCTACCGATAGTATAACTCAGGCAATTGCTGAAGACAGACAAAAACAAATGATGGATTTTCAGGAAAGATATCGTGTGTTTTCAAATAATAGCCAACAGGAATTGGAAAAAGAGCAACAAACACTTCTGGCTCCATTACAACAGAAATTGATGAAAGCAATAAAAGATGTTGGAGAAGAAAATGGCTATACTTATATACTCAACTCGGGCACTTTGCTCCATATAGGAGCCGATGCTAAAGATGCCAATGCTCAAGTGAAGGCCAAATTGGGAATTACAAATTAA